From Triticum aestivum cultivar Chinese Spring chromosome 4A, IWGSC CS RefSeq v2.1, whole genome shotgun sequence, a single genomic window includes:
- the LOC123081907 gene encoding WUSCHEL-related homeobox 6 isoform X2 gives MEGGSNSPDGQSSGGSPEERRSSGGRGAGEPVRSRWTPKPEQILILESIFNSGMVNPPKDETVRIRKLLERFGAVGDANVFYWFQNRRSRSRRRQRQMQAAAAAAATAAAASSANSLPAASATIGLPSGTGSVHPMAIGGGASQYEQQATSSSSSGSTGGSSLGPFAAHVAGVSGAGVGYLQASCGTSSPLASGLMADVDSGGSDDLFAISRQMGFVGSPAGSSSAAPNTAVQQQYYSCQLPAAAITVFINGVPMEVPRGPIDLRAMFGQDVVLLHSTGTLLPVNDYGILIQSLQMGESYFLVSRQT, from the exons ATGGAGGGGGGCAGCAACAGCCCGGACGGGCAGTCGTCGGGCGGCAGCCCGGAGGAGCGCCGGAGCAGCGGAGGGAGGGGGGCGGGGGAGCCGGTGCGCTCGCGGTGGACGCCCAAGCCGGAGCAGATACTCATCCTCGAGTCCATCTTCAACAGCGGCATGGTCAACCCGCCCAAGGACGAGACCGTCCGCATCCGCAAGCTGCTCGAGCGCTTCGGCGCCGTCGGCGACGCCAACGTCTTCTACTGGTTCCAGAACCGTCGTTCACGCTCACGCCGCCGCCAGCGCCAGATGCAAGCCGCAGCCGCCGCGGCCGCCACCGCAGCAGCAGCCTCCTCCGCCAATAGCTTGCCGGCTGCTAGCGCCACCATCGGTCTTCCATCCGGCACCGGCTCCGTTCACCCCATGGCAATCGGTGGTGGCGCGAGCCAGTACGAGCAGCAGGCGACCTCGTCGTCCTCGTCTGGAAGCACGGGAGGCTCGTCGCTGGGGCCTTTCGCGGCGCACGTCGCGGGGGTGTCGGGTGCCGGCGTTGGGTACCTGCAGGCATCGTGCGGGACATCGTCGCCGCTGGCGTCAGGGCTGATGGCGGACGTCGACAGCGGCGGCAGCGACGATCTCTTCGCCATCTCGCGTCAGATGGGATTCGTTGGGAGCCCCGCCGGATCCTCCTCGGCGGCGCCGAACACCGCCGTGCAGCAGCAGTACTACTCGTGCCAATTGCCGGCAG CGGCGATCACGGTGTTCATCAACGGAGTCCCAATGGAGGTCCCGAGGGGTCCAATAGACTTGCGAGCCATGTTTGGCCAGGACGTGGTGCTCCTCCACTCCACCGGGACCCTCCTCCCAGTCAACGACTATGGCATTCTGATTCAGAGCCTGCAAATGGGAGAAAGCTATTTTCTG GTCTCGAGGCAAACTTAA
- the LOC123081907 gene encoding WUSCHEL-related homeobox 6 isoform X1, with the protein MEGGSNSPDGQSSGGSPEERRSSGGRGAGEPVRSRWTPKPEQILILESIFNSGMVNPPKDETVRIRKLLERFGAVGDANVFYWFQNRRSRSRRRQRQMQAAAAAAATAAAASSANSLPAASATIGLPSGTGSVHPMAIGGGASQYEQQATSSSSSGSTGGSSLGPFAAHVAGVSGAGVGYLQASCGTSSPLASGLMADVDSGGSDDLFAISRQMGFVGSPAGSSSAAPNTAVQQQYYSCQLPAAAITVFINGVPMEVPRGPIDLRAMFGQDVVLLHSTGTLLPVNDYGILIQSLQMGESYFLVTIHIASQVHSPS; encoded by the exons ATGGAGGGGGGCAGCAACAGCCCGGACGGGCAGTCGTCGGGCGGCAGCCCGGAGGAGCGCCGGAGCAGCGGAGGGAGGGGGGCGGGGGAGCCGGTGCGCTCGCGGTGGACGCCCAAGCCGGAGCAGATACTCATCCTCGAGTCCATCTTCAACAGCGGCATGGTCAACCCGCCCAAGGACGAGACCGTCCGCATCCGCAAGCTGCTCGAGCGCTTCGGCGCCGTCGGCGACGCCAACGTCTTCTACTGGTTCCAGAACCGTCGTTCACGCTCACGCCGCCGCCAGCGCCAGATGCAAGCCGCAGCCGCCGCGGCCGCCACCGCAGCAGCAGCCTCCTCCGCCAATAGCTTGCCGGCTGCTAGCGCCACCATCGGTCTTCCATCCGGCACCGGCTCCGTTCACCCCATGGCAATCGGTGGTGGCGCGAGCCAGTACGAGCAGCAGGCGACCTCGTCGTCCTCGTCTGGAAGCACGGGAGGCTCGTCGCTGGGGCCTTTCGCGGCGCACGTCGCGGGGGTGTCGGGTGCCGGCGTTGGGTACCTGCAGGCATCGTGCGGGACATCGTCGCCGCTGGCGTCAGGGCTGATGGCGGACGTCGACAGCGGCGGCAGCGACGATCTCTTCGCCATCTCGCGTCAGATGGGATTCGTTGGGAGCCCCGCCGGATCCTCCTCGGCGGCGCCGAACACCGCCGTGCAGCAGCAGTACTACTCGTGCCAATTGCCGGCAG CGGCGATCACGGTGTTCATCAACGGAGTCCCAATGGAGGTCCCGAGGGGTCCAATAGACTTGCGAGCCATGTTTGGCCAGGACGTGGTGCTCCTCCACTCCACCGGGACCCTCCTCCCAGTCAACGACTATGGCATTCTGATTCAGAGCCTGCAAATGGGAGAAAGCTATTTTCTGGTAACCATCCATATCGCCTCTCAAGTCCATTCTCCTTCATGA